A region of Pyxidicoccus parkwaysis DNA encodes the following proteins:
- a CDS encoding methyl-accepting chemotaxis protein, with the protein MAVPCPSPSPSCCSRLAMLGAALLLLLTVTPVARAAPEADAPVSLRDGWRFRWGDSPPGRDGLPAWATETGESNDWKPVPALKSPEGRGDNTFLWLSIPVPAGPWEKPALFLGEAASAVEVYALGRRIYTSGELVPSGREVPETMGWHLIPLPREALGGRVLLRLQSNTPNIGVGVDALAGEHHVLLASAMRSGQAPFAMSILMFAVAAVAGGAFALQWRRRMLVGLTVFAASGGMILLGVSGAFTALWDAPGAGLTSMTVGIFLVEAGLMEFVADALADKRLRWFHRGTVAVWVLSLLCSVAALIDTRTGQRMMFLHMPVSLATILLCVGVSAREARRGNPDARIFVIGLATFFLSVFITVLPIIGVAKTSLGNLTPWGYLALTLSLVGVVARRSVQMVRSLSEYTHQLEARQQEVRHLAQRMGNGAGELATVAQQLRASSDVQATGVSRQAVALQQADQTVQEIRRASQLTAEKAATLAASAEGAEAVGREGAAAVERTLANLTAIRGEVSEMASRILAVDARTREVTGIVDAVKALADQSNMLAINAAIEAVRSGDSGKGFGVVAREMRSLADQSIKATERIREVLDSVSTSMREAVKVSEQGEQRVRGSVDAVRTSGAQLQKLAAIINETSSSMRQITAAVSAQDAGTHQMAQAIQELSAQMLHTLKSGQETQEATRAVHSLAESMSGMANQALSSEGWTTPSPVAG; encoded by the coding sequence ATGGCTGTCCCCTGCCCTTCGCCGTCTCCCTCCTGCTGCTCACGGCTCGCCATGCTGGGCGCCGCGCTGCTGCTCCTCCTCACCGTGACGCCCGTGGCCCGCGCGGCCCCCGAGGCCGACGCTCCCGTCTCCCTGCGCGACGGCTGGCGCTTCCGTTGGGGTGACTCGCCGCCGGGCCGGGATGGACTTCCCGCGTGGGCGACGGAGACGGGCGAGTCGAACGACTGGAAGCCCGTGCCTGCGCTGAAGTCCCCCGAAGGGCGCGGCGACAACACCTTCCTGTGGCTCAGCATCCCCGTGCCCGCTGGCCCCTGGGAGAAGCCCGCCCTCTTCCTCGGCGAGGCCGCCAGCGCCGTCGAGGTGTACGCCCTCGGCCGGCGCATCTACACCAGCGGCGAATTGGTCCCCTCCGGCCGCGAGGTGCCCGAGACGATGGGCTGGCACCTGATACCGCTGCCTCGCGAGGCGCTCGGTGGACGCGTGCTGCTGCGCCTCCAATCCAACACGCCCAACATCGGCGTGGGTGTGGACGCGCTCGCCGGTGAGCACCACGTGCTGCTCGCCTCGGCGATGCGCTCGGGGCAGGCGCCGTTCGCCATGAGCATCCTCATGTTCGCCGTGGCCGCCGTCGCGGGCGGAGCCTTCGCGCTCCAGTGGCGCCGCCGCATGCTGGTGGGCCTCACCGTCTTCGCCGCCAGCGGCGGGATGATTCTCCTCGGCGTGAGCGGCGCCTTCACCGCACTCTGGGATGCACCCGGAGCCGGGCTCACCTCGATGACGGTGGGCATCTTCCTCGTCGAGGCGGGGCTCATGGAGTTCGTCGCGGACGCGCTCGCGGACAAGCGCCTGCGCTGGTTCCATCGGGGCACCGTGGCGGTGTGGGTCCTCTCCCTCCTGTGCTCCGTTGCGGCCCTCATCGACACGCGCACCGGCCAGCGGATGATGTTCCTCCACATGCCCGTCTCGCTCGCCACCATACTGCTGTGCGTGGGCGTGTCCGCCCGCGAGGCCCGGCGCGGCAACCCCGATGCCCGCATCTTCGTCATCGGGCTGGCCACCTTCTTCCTCTCCGTCTTCATCACCGTGCTGCCCATCATCGGGGTCGCGAAAACGTCGCTCGGCAACCTCACACCCTGGGGCTACCTCGCGCTCACCCTGTCGCTCGTCGGCGTGGTCGCGCGCCGCTCCGTGCAGATGGTCCGCTCGCTGTCGGAGTACACGCATCAGCTCGAGGCACGGCAACAGGAGGTGCGCCACCTGGCCCAGCGCATGGGCAACGGCGCCGGTGAGCTGGCCACCGTGGCGCAGCAACTCCGCGCCTCCAGCGACGTGCAGGCCACGGGCGTGAGCCGTCAGGCGGTGGCGCTCCAGCAGGCGGACCAGACGGTGCAGGAGATTCGCCGGGCCTCGCAGCTCACCGCCGAGAAGGCCGCGACGCTCGCCGCCTCCGCCGAGGGAGCCGAGGCCGTGGGACGCGAGGGCGCGGCGGCCGTGGAGCGCACGCTGGCGAACCTCACCGCCATCCGAGGCGAAGTGTCGGAGATGGCCAGTCGCATCCTCGCGGTGGACGCGCGCACGCGCGAAGTCACCGGCATCGTGGACGCGGTGAAGGCGCTGGCGGACCAGTCCAACATGCTGGCCATCAACGCGGCGATTGAAGCAGTCCGAAGCGGCGACAGCGGCAAGGGCTTCGGCGTGGTGGCGCGGGAGATGCGCAGCCTCGCGGACCAGTCCATCAAGGCGACGGAGCGCATCCGCGAAGTGCTCGACAGCGTGAGCACCAGCATGCGCGAGGCCGTGAAGGTGAGCGAGCAGGGCGAACAGCGCGTGCGCGGGAGCGTGGACGCGGTGCGCACCTCGGGCGCGCAGCTCCAGAAGCTGGCCGCCATCATCAACGAGACCAGCTCGAGCATGCGGCAGATTACCGCCGCCGTGAGCGCGCAGGACGCGGGCACGCACCAGATGGCGCAGGCCATCCAGGAGCTGTCCGCGCAGATGCTCCATACGCTGAAGAGCGGCCAGGAGACGCAGGAGGCCACCCGCGCCGTGCACTCGCTGGCGGAGAGCATGTCGGGCATGGCCAACCAGGCGCTCAGCTCCGAGGGGTGGACCACGCCCTCCCCCGTGGCCGGCTGA
- a CDS encoding gluconate 2-dehydrogenase subunit 3 family protein, which yields MDVSLTRRRLLKRGLFGGALLALGGSAVLASRDGLSLPVPEGLQVLGPREYATLQALARRAFPARAGWPDADTARVAVVADGLLARGDPSVAKEVKDLLGLFDNALAGFLFSGRVTPFSRLSPEEQDAAFEDWRTSRLVLRRSAHHALRTLVHSAYYMHPAVSAAAGYVPPEGFHDANAVVWKGEGPRPAPLTQKEEGTP from the coding sequence ATGGACGTGTCATTGACCCGCCGCAGGCTGCTCAAGCGGGGACTCTTCGGAGGTGCGCTGCTGGCGCTCGGAGGCAGCGCGGTGCTGGCCTCGCGAGACGGGCTCTCCCTGCCCGTGCCGGAGGGGCTCCAGGTATTGGGTCCCCGCGAATACGCCACGCTTCAAGCGCTGGCGCGGCGGGCCTTCCCGGCGCGCGCGGGCTGGCCGGACGCGGACACGGCGCGAGTGGCCGTCGTGGCGGACGGGTTGCTCGCGCGCGGAGACCCGTCTGTGGCGAAGGAGGTGAAGGACCTGCTCGGCCTCTTCGACAACGCGCTCGCGGGCTTCCTCTTCAGCGGGCGCGTGACGCCCTTCTCGCGGCTGTCTCCCGAGGAGCAGGACGCGGCCTTCGAGGACTGGCGCACCTCGCGTCTGGTGTTGCGGCGCTCGGCGCACCATGCGCTGCGCACGCTGGTGCACAGCGCCTACTACATGCACCCGGCGGTGAGTGCGGCCGCGGGCTACGTCCCGCCCGAGGGCTTCCATGACGCCAACGCAGTGGTGTGGAAGGGCGAGGGCCCTCGTCCCGCGCCGCTGACGCAGAAGGAGGAGGGCACGCCATGA
- a CDS encoding GMC family oxidoreductase: MSGRIFTGDELTEDRVITCDVCVVGSGAGGGVLGHELARRGLDVVMLEAGGYRTRRDFDLKESTAYSTLYQELANRATDDLSISILQGRTVGGGTTVNWCASFRTPPEILHRWRDVHGVKGLDENTLAPHWDWLEERLNIRDWPIERANRNNQLLWEGLGKLGYSRGTVKRNVRQCASLGACGLGCPTDAKQSMLVTLIPDAVEQGMRLFANVNARKLEMDGMRVVAVHADVLDPRTDRPTGRRLTVKPKVTAVCGGAINSPALLLRSGLTAQGLVGKRFFLHPVVVSTGRFRERVEAFQGAPLSVYSRQFIDRGPGKLGWLIEVPPIHPVLASVTMPGFGAAHQELMARLPYANAVISITLDGVHPEDEGGTVGLRGEGEYTRLKIDYPLTDFHWEGFREALKVAARLQFAAGAEQVLSPHSSPVVMNSEKDVALLNSAPYAPLLCRVASAHQMGGCAMGGSPKTSVVDSTLRYWDADNLFVVDGSVFPTALGVNPMETILGIAHWGSQHVADAVGKHS, encoded by the coding sequence ATGAGCGGACGCATCTTCACCGGAGACGAGCTCACCGAGGACCGCGTCATCACCTGCGACGTGTGCGTGGTGGGCAGCGGCGCGGGCGGCGGCGTGCTGGGCCACGAATTGGCGCGGCGCGGCCTGGACGTGGTGATGCTGGAGGCCGGCGGCTACCGCACCCGCCGCGACTTCGACCTCAAGGAGTCCACGGCCTACTCGACGCTGTACCAGGAGCTGGCCAACCGCGCGACGGACGACCTGTCCATCAGCATCCTCCAGGGGCGCACCGTGGGCGGCGGCACCACCGTCAACTGGTGCGCCAGCTTCCGCACCCCGCCGGAAATCCTCCACCGCTGGCGCGACGTGCACGGCGTGAAGGGCCTGGATGAGAACACGCTCGCCCCGCACTGGGACTGGCTGGAGGAGCGGCTCAACATCCGCGACTGGCCCATCGAGCGGGCCAATCGCAACAACCAGCTGCTCTGGGAGGGATTGGGGAAGCTCGGCTACAGCCGGGGCACGGTGAAGCGCAATGTCAGACAATGCGCGTCCCTGGGCGCGTGCGGGCTGGGCTGTCCCACGGACGCGAAGCAGTCCATGCTGGTGACGTTGATTCCAGACGCGGTGGAGCAGGGGATGCGCCTGTTCGCCAACGTCAACGCGCGCAAGCTGGAGATGGACGGCATGCGCGTGGTGGCCGTTCACGCGGACGTACTGGACCCGCGCACGGACCGGCCCACGGGCCGGCGGCTCACCGTGAAGCCCAAGGTGACGGCGGTGTGCGGCGGCGCCATCAACTCGCCGGCGCTGCTGTTGCGCAGCGGGCTCACCGCGCAGGGGCTCGTGGGCAAGCGCTTCTTCCTGCACCCTGTCGTCGTGTCCACCGGCCGCTTCCGCGAGCGCGTGGAGGCCTTCCAGGGCGCGCCGCTCAGCGTCTACTCGCGCCAGTTCATCGACCGGGGGCCCGGGAAGCTGGGCTGGCTCATCGAGGTGCCGCCCATCCACCCCGTCCTCGCCTCGGTGACGATGCCGGGCTTCGGCGCGGCGCACCAGGAACTGATGGCGCGGCTTCCGTATGCCAATGCCGTCATCTCCATCACCCTGGACGGCGTGCACCCCGAGGATGAAGGCGGCACGGTGGGGCTGCGCGGCGAGGGCGAGTACACGCGGCTGAAGATTGACTACCCCCTCACGGACTTTCATTGGGAAGGCTTCCGCGAGGCGCTGAAGGTGGCCGCGCGCCTGCAATTCGCAGCGGGCGCGGAGCAGGTGCTCAGCCCGCACTCGTCGCCGGTGGTGATGAACAGCGAGAAGGACGTGGCGCTCCTGAACAGCGCGCCCTACGCGCCGCTCCTGTGCCGGGTGGCCAGCGCGCACCAGATGGGCGGCTGCGCCATGGGCGGCAGCCCGAAGACGAGCGTGGTGGACAGCACGCTGCGCTACTGGGACGCGGACAACCTCTTCGTGGTGGACGGCTCGGTGTTCCCCACCGCGCTGGGTGTCAATCCCATGGAGACCATCCTCGGCATCGCCCACTGGGGCAGCCAGCACGTCGCCGACGCCGTGGGAAAGCACTCCTGA